A window of Tachyglossus aculeatus isolate mTacAcu1 chromosome 26, mTacAcu1.pri, whole genome shotgun sequence genomic DNA:
gtgctctgcacatagtaagcgctcaataaatacgattgattgattgattgattcccctctctgTCCCGGGGGCGGCTGGTCTCCCCCGACGCAGCTGGCTTGCGTTGACCTCGGTTTCCTTCTGGCCAGCGGAGCCCTGCGGCATCGGAGAGTTTCTCCCCGGTGGCGATGGCGCCTGTCGAGTCCTTCGGGCTTCTCAAGGTTGCGGTTTGACCTCGTTTCGTGCCCATTTTCAAACAAGCTCCTACAGGGCTGCCAGCAGCTCAGTTTTCCTGGGGGAAGGGAGGCGGAGAGTGGCGGAAAATGCCTGTGAAATGGACCTCTTTTAGGGCAATGAGACTTACCTGAAACCTGATCATCGatagcagcatgggaagcagcatggcctagtgggaaaaagcacggtcctgggaatcgaaaggacctgggttctaatcctgactccttcccttgcctgctctgtgaccttgggcaagtcacttcacttctctgtgcttcagttccccctggcctggaatgccctccctctgcccatccgccaagctagctctcttcctcccttcaaggccctactaagagctcacctcctccaggaggccttcccagactgagccccttccttcctcttcccttcgtcccccactccatcccctcatcttacctccttcccttccccacagcacctgtatatatgtatatatgtttgtacatatttattactctatttatttattttacttgtacatatctattctatttattttattttgttagtatgtttggttttgttgtctgtctcccccttctagactgtgagcccactgttgggtagggaccgtctctatatgttgccaacttgtacttcccaagtgcttagtacagtgctctgcacacagtaagtgctcaataaatacgattgattgattgattgattggtgaggggCAGCACTTGAGCTTACTTCTAGAGGACTGCGGGcgtggggaaattcattcattcaatcgtatttattgagcgctcactgtgtgcagagcactgtactaagcgcttgggaagtccaagttggcaacatatagagacggcccctacccgacagtgggcctgGGGAAATGGGGGCGGCTCGCCCGGCTGGAGGGTGGCCGGATTTGCCCCTGAGACGAGGGCCACCCTAGCCCGAGGCCCGAAACTGCAAATTCCCAGCCAGCCCGTCAGTGACGTGTCCCGACATTCCTGCTTCTTTcttttaatggcgtttattaataatgatggcatttgttaagcgcttactatgtgcaaagcactgctctaagtgctggggaggatacaaggtgatcaggttgttccatgtggggctcacaatcttaatccccattttccagatgaggtcactgaggcccagagaagtgacatgacttgccccaagtcccacagctggcaattggcggagtcgggattcgaatccataacctctgactccaaagcccgggctctttcatcatcatcatcaatcgtatttattgagcgcttactatgtgcagagcactgtactaagcgctgtacacagtgagcgctcaataaatacgattgaatgaatgaatgaaagaatgaaccattttggggtagggaccgcctctctgtgttgccaacttggacttcccaatcaatcaaatcaatcaatcgtatttattgggagcttactgtgtgcagagcactgtactaagcactgtactaagcactgtactaagtggctctttccactgagccacactgcttcgagatagacgagatggaggcacgatAACGATAatcatattcgttaagcacttgctatgtgccagacgccgttggaagcactggggtggatacaagcagatcgggtggtacatagtccctgtctcacatgggactcccagtcttcatccccctttaccagatgagaaaactgagggccagagaagtgaagtgacttgtccaaggttacccagcaggtgagtggtagagtcagaactagaacccaggtcctcggactcttagGCTCAGACTCTTTccgtttttttttgtgtgtgtgtgtgtatgtgtgtgaatcagtcaattgtatttattgagtgcttactgtgtgcagagcagggtaataataataataataatgataatgatggcatttattaagcatttacaatgtgcaaagcactgttctaagcgcagggggagatacatggtaatcaggttgccccacatgggggctcacagtcttcatccccattttacagatgaggtaactgaggcacagaggagtgaagtgacttgcccaaagtcacacagctgacgtttggccgagtcgggatttgaacccatgacctctgactccaaagcccgggctcttaccactgagccacgctgcttctcttgggagaatataatacagcagtaaacggacgcattccctgcccccaacgaggtTATAGCGTGGGGAggtggacagacattaaataaataaatgagggatagggaccgaagcgctgtggggctgggagggaggattcattcattctttcaatcgtatttattgagcgcttactgtgtgcagagcactgtactaagcgcttgggaagtccaagttggcaacatatacagacggtccctacccaacagtgggctcgcagtctagaagggggagacagagaacaaaacatattaacaaaataaaataagtagaataaatacgtataagtaaaataaataaataaataataataatgttggtatttgttaagcgcttactatgtgcaaagcaccgttctaagcgctggggtagatacaaggcaatcaggttgtcccacgaggggctcacagtcttcatccccattttccagatgagggaactgaggcccagagaagtgaagtgacttgcccaacgtcacacagctgacaagtggcggagccgggatttgaacccacgacctctgactccaaagcccgggctctttccactgagccacgctgcttccccatatccgtacaaacatgtatacatatatccaggtgctgtggggaagggaaggaggtaaggcgggggggatggagaggataatcataataatgatggcatttattaagcgctcactatgtgcaaagcactattctaagcgctggggagtttacaaggtgatcaggttgtcccatgggggggctcacagtcttcatccccattttccagatgagggaactgaggcccagagaagtgaagtgtcttgcccaaagtcacacagctgacaatcggcggagccgggatttgaacccgtgaactctgactccaaagcccgggctctttccaggggcGAGTCAGGGCGAAGCGGacgggagtgggaaaggagggcctagtcagggaaggcctcttggaggagacgggccttcagtaaggctttgaaggaagggagtatgtgcgtgtgtgggtgttggaggggggtgggaggctgggCAGGGACCCctcatccatcatcaatcgtatttattgagcgcttacagagagcCCTGCAGAGAGCCTCACCTGTACCCGTTCCTCCCCGCCAGGCAGGTCACCAAGTCGGAGGGCGCGTCTCTGGCCTCCAGGTTCGGCTGCCTGTTTTTCGAGGTCTCGGCCTGCCTGGAGTTCGAGGCCGTGCGGCGCGTGTTCCACCAAGCGGCCCGCGAGGCCAGGAGGGGGCTgaggcccggccccccggcccggccgccctTCCCCTCCGAGAACGAGAAGGCCCGcccggccctgcccgcccccgccccgcccggcctGGCCAGCTGCACCTTCAACACGCTGGCCGCCGTCGGCTACAAGGAGATGCCCTCCGTGGCCCAGGCCAAGCTGGTCACGGTCAAGTCGTCCCGGGCCCAGAGCAAACGCAAAGCCCCCGCGCTAACCCTGCTGAAGGGCTTCAAGATCTTCTGAGGGGCCCAGTCCGGCCTGGCCCCCGCCCCGACTCTGGCTCTCACCTCCATCCCGGCCCGGACGGCGCGGGGCGGGAAGCTTCCAGCCGGATAACCGGCTTCCCGGCTTGGGAGAGAGGCTCCTTGCTGGCCCTGGCGTCCGGGGCCACTTCCTCTGCCTCTGATTGCTGATGCCCCCTCGCTCTCTCCCTACCATTGCTACAATCTGCCCAGTTCTAGGCAAGGGCCGCTTCCCTCTCCCGGGCCGAGTGTCAGGAGGGGAGCCGGCCGAGCCGGGAGGCCCGTAGCCCTCCGGGGAGGCTAAAAGAAGAAAGCCCGAGGGGAGAGGCCCGGCGGCGTGACTCTCCGGGGCAGGAGGATGAGGGGCTTGCGAGGACCCGTGCTTGATTCCCACGGGCCCGCCGGCGTCGGAAAGACAGCGCCGAACTTCCGCGCCGAGCCCCGGCTTTGGATTTGGGAACTCGCCCTCCTCGAGAAGGGGGGGCGGTGGGAAGTTTCAGGGGCTAAAAGTGGCCAGGAGTTGCTGAGACGTGGGAGCGTCTTATCGCCGGAACGGTGGGAAAATTCGACGCAGGCCGAAGCCTGCCGGAATTCCGTCGGCTTAATGCGACCCCTGGTGGGTGACCTCCTGAAAGAATAAGTCTGTCGTGGCTGACGCCTCACATCTCCCTCGTTCAGGCAAAATTATAATTAGAAGATAATAATAGATGCTCGTCCAGCGCTTATTCtgggcctagcactgtgctaaacgccagCTGATCCAAtgcaatcggatcagacacagtccccgtcccacatgaggctcctacATTCAAGGACTGTGAGTGACCCCAGAGAAAATATCCCAACTAGCAGGTTCCAGGTCTGCGTATACTCGTATTTACGAGTACACCATTACACCGAATCAGGCCTCCGTTTAAAcgacaccccccacccaccccaccgcaTCCTCCTTAAACTTCTCCATAAACGAGAAGGCGACTTTTTCTCAAAGCGTCTGTTTTAACCGGCTTCGTTGTACAAAGTCAGGGTTTCTTGGAAATTATCGGTCGTCTTGGTTCCTTGGGGCCGTCCCGGCCTAACTCGGAAGTCGGGGGAGGCCTCAGAGCGACAGCCCCACTTAGTTTGGAGGTTGGGCTCACAGAGGCGGAAGGGCCCGGGGAATACAGCCGGTTCCAAAGGATAAGGACGCTTCCTCTGGTTTGACTGTGTTTATGCTTCGGAATGATTTAATTCGAAAATCCATCATGGATCCGCGGGGAGAAATATGGTCTCTGCAGTACACTCGTAAACATTTCAGTGCCTTGAAGGAGCGTGGGCCCTTTCAAGTAGAATGAGCAATCATTAATGGCATTCTACGCTCCCTGGGTCTGGGATGGAGCCTGCATTTGAGAGTGCCGCTCTCCCATCTGCTGCCGGGCCTCCAAGACGGGGTTTTGGGAGCCGGAAAGGTGGTGGGAATGATGGGGAAAAAGAAGGAACGATGGGAAGAAGACCAACTAGTCTTCCAACCCCGCTAAACTCGTTGGGGCCTGAAGCAGCGGATATGGTGGCATtatcaaaaaaaaaccaaaacacacttaaaaatgataatagtaataattgcggtacttaagcacttactatatgcaagtatgcccttgggtagggaccgtctctatatgttaccgacttgtactccccaagcgcttagtacagggctcttcgcacagtaagtgctcaataaatacgatcgaaagaatgcatgaagtagagaagcagcgtggctcactggaaaagagcacggactttggagtcagaggtcatgggttcaaattccggctccgccaattgtcagctgtgtgactttgggcaagtcacttcacttctctgggcctcagttacctcatctgtcaaatggggattaagaccgtgagccccccgtgggacaaccgatcaccttgtaacctccccagcgcttaggatagtgctttgcacatagtaagcgcttaataaatgccattattattattattattaccattattatgaatataGCTTGTGCCTAAAAGGGCAAACCGCCAAGCCTGAATGTAACTTTATGAATAAGTTATAACCGTAAGCAAGCACGTTAAAAATGCGGTGCACTAATTTCACCAAAATGCATCATTCTTCCTCAAGCTTTGTTGGGGGTTAGGGTTCTTTAGCCTAGTTTACCTACTgtggtattgacaccagtctacttgttttgttgtctgtctcccccttctagactgtgagcctgttgttgggtagggaccgtctctataagttgccgatttgtacttcccaagcgcttagtgctctgcacacagtaagcgctcaataaacacgattgaaatgAAAGCGTCGTACCAAGCCccggggcagatagaagataatcaggtcaggcacagtccctgtccagcatggggctcacagtctgggaaggagaacaggtattgaattgccattttccagatgaggaaactgaggtacagagaaacgaAGCGCTTTTatcaaggccacacggcagcaagtggcggaggtggatttagaacccagctcgGGCCCttttcactatcaatcaatcaatcaatcgtatttactgagcgcttactgtgtgcagagcactgtactaagcgcttgggaagtacaagttgcaacatatagggacagtccctacccaacagtgggctcacagtctaaaaaaaggcCACAAACGCCATCAAATTCACGTCAAGCTGGAGATTTCGGCCCTTCAAAGTGCCCGGCTGTGGAACTGGCTTGGTGTGTAGAATGTTGCTCCGGTTTCTGTTTGTCAAACCCCTTCAACTCTCACTAGACATCTGCTTCCGTTGATTCCTCGTTAACACCGGTCAATTGTTTCTCCTTCAACTCGATCACCCGGTCCGGCGTTGGCTCTTCCGAAAGGAAACCTTCTTTTACGTTATTTAAGTCTTCGCTGTCCTTAGAAGGCTCAGAGCAGCTCTGGGGATACGCCTTCTCCCGTTGCTTCTCTCTTGCCCGTGTCTTCCGATTTCTAAGGgggaaaaggcagagggagaaaaagacgGGACGTTAGCCGGCTCGGAGGCCGGATTCGGTTCCGAAGTCGTGTGATAAGATGGCTGGATTTCAGGGCTCTGAGGCCTGGACCGGGGACTCTGATGGAAATCTCCCTGCGGGCAAGAAAAGTGTCTACTTTCCTTGTATTTCCTTGTACTTTCCTTAGGAGagtgtatcatactctcctaagcattcagtacagtgctttgcacagagtaagcgctcggtaaatatcactgatcggttgattttttttttagtatttcttaagcacttactacacgccaggcactgtactggggtagatacaagctaattcgggttggacacagtcaatgggattcacagccttaatcctcattttacatcttAAATAACATTtaacattattatttaaagaagtAACATTGCTGAGTGGAAAGAATTGTGGTTTAGGAGTTCGAggttctgggttctgatcctgcctcgccactgatcagctgcgtgactttgggcgggtcactcaacttctctgtgcctcggttacctcatctgtggaatggggatgaagactgtgagccccctgtgggacaacctgatcaccttgtaacctccccagcgcttagaaccgtctccagatgttgccaacttgtacttcccaagtgcttagtacagtgctctgcacacagtaagcgctcaataaatacgattgaatgaatgaatgaatgctttgcacatagtaagcgcttaatagataccatcattattattatttatttatctgagagaaccgaggcacagaggagtgaagcgattcgcccaaggtcacccagcagacaggcggcagagccgggactggaacccaggtccttctgatcccgaggcccgggctctacccatagGCCGTGCTACTTGTTGATCGATCAAAGCGGCGGGGGGTGAAGAGTCCCATCACGTTGGGAGCCGAGACCGGACACGGTGCTAGATTgggtcccttcttcctccttccttcgcTCCCAACGGCCGTGAGTGGGGatcgggaggagagggaagggagccgGAGTGAAATCCCTCAGCACTTTGGGACAACTGGATGGCAAATCCCAAAGTGTCCTGGTtcctagatattcattcattcattcaatcgtatttattgagcgctaactgtgtgcagagcactgtaccaagcgcttgggaagtcca
This region includes:
- the SLC51B gene encoding organic solute transporter subunit beta, whose translation is MDVGEMQLGPTHAAGLSQEELEQMRWYYRTEDPTPWNYSMLVLACLVLVIGLSLLGTNIRNNRNRKTRAREKQREKAYPQSCSEPSKDSEDLNNVKEGFLSEEPTPDRVIELKEKQLTGVNEESTEADV